The DNA segment CTTCAACACCCTTATTTACTGATTTAGCACGCACAAATTTCGACTGGAACATAGGACTGCTGGAATTCTTGACAATCATGCAGAGGGTGAGAGATATTCACAACATTTTGTAAGGAAGTTTGTACGCAACAAGTCTCCTGAGATCATGCCTTCTGTCAACTCCTTCTTTTCTAAGCCTGACCTTCCTACTTCTTCTTAGAAGAATAAAATACAGTAATTGCAGATTTCAAGTTTCTGATTCTGATGACAAATTATTGTTCTTCCATTTAATTGCATTTGCACATTGCAGATTGGAAATTTTGATCAATcagtttttaataataaatgtGTTTGCTATTAGTAGGTGCCTGTTTCATTCTCCTTTTTTTAGCTGGATATATGAATGTTTGGATAAGTAGGAATACTTATAGTTatttcgaaagaaaaatcaaGTAACAAAACAAAAGTTGAACCAAACGACTTATCTAGAATAGGTCGTTAATATGTATAAatattttttgctttttaaatATATTGTTTGTTTGAATGTAGCCCAAAATACAGTAGCTTTGTTTCCTTGACACCATAACACAATATGGACCCAATATGAATTTAGTGAGTTGTGAGTTTTAATAAATATGTAATGAGTTATTTTTAGGGTTGCAAATGGCTCGATAAAAGTATGATTGTGTTTTGCTCGATTTGTAAATGAACGGAGCTTCAGCATGGTGAAACTCGATTTGAAAGTTCGCGAACATACTCAGTTATAGGTTCATTAATAAGTTCGTGAACAACGtaatagtatttctataaaTGGGGAAATGGAAAACAACGTAATTTTGTATAAACTTTTGTTGGTTTCAAAATtatgtagttttgtgttaatTTTAAATGAGCATACTTGTTCGCGAGCAAAGTTCATTAACAGAATTAATGCTCGCGATCAAAGCTCATGAACAAGCTCACGAATAGGATGTTGAGGTCGAACTCATCAACTTCCTAACAAACCGAGCATGAGTAAGTCAAAGCTCAACTACATTACGCTCTAGTTATTTTAGGGTTGACACAAAATTAACACCTAAATTTTTAGGTCATGTTTCTATCTTAACTAAGGTAATAACATACAAGCGCCTTGCAAATATGATTCGGATCTAGCAATATCTTTACATGTTACACGATACAAGATGGACACAAATCTAATTTGACTGATACAATTGTGAAActaaattttttgaattataGCATTGACTCATTTGGTGTTAACTTGATAATTGACACGACACCAACACAAACCCATTAGCACGAATTGCCACCCAAACTCCTAATCAAACTTCCCTTCTATTCACAATTCCAACTGTTATCATGGTACACTCCACTAATGAAAGGAGTATTACGGGAAATCATTATAAACATAAGAAATGCTTCAGATTGATTGATCTCTAGTTCAATCTCTCAATCATGAATTacaaattcatcaaaatgtAACTTCTAACTGATCTGCAGTTTATTCAGGTTATTGCACAAGTGTATACTCATTACGGGTGGCAACTTGTGATACAGTAACATGACTTATACGCGTcacaattatcatttttattgaatttacatTTTTTCTAATCAAATGGAATATACGGATAACATAACACGATTATGACACTATAACCCGAATTGCTACACCGTTAGAAATCCTACACTAGAAATTAAGACTCATCAAAAATTTATCTGCACTATGATTTTACTTGCTACCTAGTCTTCTCTTCTGTACAATGTATGGGCTTTTATGTTCAAATTCTCCTAGTTAGCTTTGCCTTCTGCTTTACTGCTATGAGCTTCTGATAATGAAGCCTGATCTCTCCTACTTTAAgataatctctctctctcttcgaCGATCTCCTCAAGAATTCTGCAACCAGTTTCGAAAATGCAGAAGAATTATCCTTGAGCAACTGTACAGGAGAGTCGAACTCGATCACCTTGCCTACATTCATAAACATAGCAGCAATTAGTTCAGATAAAGAGTATGTATGCAATTTTGACAATAACTACTCATTCCTGTTCTTCAGCTTACCTTCGTCGAGAACCAAAACCATGTCATTATCGATAACAGTAGGTATTCGATGCGCTACAGTTATGACTGTGCATTGGCTTGTTTCTTCTCTTATTGTTGCCTGAATGATGTTGTCTGTTGCTGTGTCAATAGAAGCTGTGGCCTCATCTAATACCAAGATTCTCCGCTTCTTTAGCAGAACTCGAGCTAGACAAACGAGCTGCCTCTGACCAACGCTCCAGTTTTCTCCGTCTTCTGCTACTGCATCATCCAGGAGAGTTCAGTATTGATTACAGAAATGTGATTTTTATCACACTAAGAAACCTTTCTTCAGAATTTTCTAGTAATGAGAATGTACCTGGTGCTTCAAGGAGCCTCCGGTCTTGCTTTACTGTATCAGACAGGCGACACTTTTTGAGAACCTGAGGAAACACATAGATTGAGTACATATAATTTCGAAACCCTGCTTCGAAAGAAGATTTTCGATGCTTACCTCCCATATTTCTTGATCTGAGTGTTGCTGCAAAGGATCAAGATTGGTTCTCACAGTTCCTTGAAACAATGTGGGATCTTGAGGGATTATACCGAGCCTAGATCTCAAATCATGCAGACCTATTGTGGATATGTCCAATCCATCAATAAAAATCTGTCCACTCGAAGGCTCAATGACCCGAAAAAGAGCCTGAATCAAAGTAGACTTTCCACTTCCTGTTCTACCAACAACACCAATTTTCTTCCCTCCAGGGAAAGTGCAAGTTATGGACTTGAGAACCATTGGGAGAGAAGAACAATACTGAACACACAGATTCATTAATTCGATTCTTCCCTCGCTTGGCCACTCGAGATTCGGCCTGGAATTTTCGATCACCAACGGAGTTTCACTAGGTATGTTGGTGAATTGAAGAACTCTTTCAACTGATATCATTTTGTTCTCAACGTTGCATAGGTTCCATATAACCCAAGCCTGAAGAACATTTAGGTTCAGACCATATGTAGCTGCTAGCCCTGCCAAGCCTGTCATTCGGTTGAGCATTCGTTAGTTTAACATTGACATAGTCTAAAGTGAAAATTCAATGGATTAAGGTCCGGAGAAACTTACTGGGATCAATAGCTGATCTAGGCAGGCTAACCAAGATGGTCAGAACTAGAAAGAACACGAAATTGAATAGAAAGTTGATTCGAACGCATAGCCATTCCATTGTGCCTGTGTTGTGGAAGTCAACACGCGAATAATCATCGATCAATTTCAAGTTTCTGATCAAGAAACGGTCTTCTTGATTGAAACAATGAATAGTTGGTGCCCCAACAATTGACTCGGAAAAGTGATGCAAGATAGGAGCCTTTCTTGTTCCAACCATCCTTGCTAATTCTCTTGCTGTTGTAATGTAATAGGCCTGTAAGAAATTTCCATAAAACACGAATAAGAAACTGTAATCCATATCTGCAATTGGGAGAAATGTAATGCGAGAAGTGAGGGAAtgttatattttgaatgatTAATTGTTCTTACCTGGTACCATATAGAAATTCCGATAACgatgagaaagagaaggaagacCTGCCAAGCAACATGAGACATTAGCATGATTATGCTTAGCAGCTGAATTAGCGCAAATGCCAGTCCAGCTAATCTGTAGGGAATGTCCGTGTCAACTGTGCTTTGATCTGTAGAAGACTGCAAGGACAAAGAATGACATCAATTTCTAAAGGCGGACACAGAAATATAGCTACTGAACTGAGAATTAGATGGAGATTCTTACCCTGCTGAGAATTCGACTTGAAGGTGTTGAATCGAAGAACGATATAGGTGCTCGAAAAACTGATCTAATCATTCCCAGGAAAAGTCTTTGAGCAGTCTCAACAGCAATAGTTGCCATCAAAACTGCTCTTCCTAATATAAAGACAGAGCTTCCACCAGATAACAAAGCAAATATCCAAATCATTTTCTCCCTAGAAACACCGTGTCTATCCTCCGATGCCCAAGCAATCCAATAATTGCTGCCCATTTGTAGTCCTTGGAAGAGGACTTGGCAAAGGAGGACCACGGGAACCAAAGCTCCTTTATAAGCTGAAGCAACAAAAGTTAAGTAAACACTCCATTTCACTCTACCAGTTTCAGTCTCTTCTTCAGGatttttttccaaaaagttGTTGTTACTAACTGGTAGTTCTTCTGTAACTTCAGTTTGAGTTTGCTGAGAGGCTACACTGGTTAAGACCTTGTCTTTTTCTTCGGGGTGGTTCACTTGGTTTAAAGACTTCTTATGGGCGGCCATTTGTTTGACAAGTTCACCAGTAGGATCTGCAATTAACTCTTCATATTTCCCAGACTGACCAATTTTACCATCTTTCATCACCTATAAAGGATCCATTTGTCAGTAAAAAAATGATAGGCTTCAAATCAGGAAGAAAGTTACTAGTTATTTACCAGAACAAGATCTGCAGATTCTAAAAATGCAAGCTGATGTGTAGCATATATGACAGTCTTTTGAGACAAGAGTTGCATCAGACATTTCTGCAcaaattttttttccaacattTAGATAAAGCTAGAGATACATGATTGTTTTGGTTACATACAAAGAGCTTGAAATAATAACAGAAAGGCGCTTACATTGAACAGATGTGCTCCAGTATGTGCATCAACAGCACTGAAAGGGTCATCCAGGATATAAACATCCGACTTACTGTAAACAGCCCTCGCAAGTTGAATTCTCTGCTTCTGCCCTCCACTCAAATTGAGCCCTCTCTCTCCTACCAAAGTCAAATCCCCGTTAATCCATGCCCCAATATCTTGGTTCAAAGCACAAGCTTCCAGAACTTCTTCATAGAAGGCCTGATTCATATCCTTGCCAAACAGCACATTTTCTTTCACTGTTCCTGTTTGAATCCAAGCACTTTGGGGAACATAAGCCTTTGTTCCGAAGACCTTTATTGCTGCTCCGGTAATTCTGGGGATTTCAGCCAGTATACTGCAAAGTAGGCTTGATTTTCCAGACCCAACTGATCCGCAAACTGCAACTTTGTAGCCCTtcattattttgatattgtctACAATTTTTATGGCAGGTTTCTTGAAGTTGTAGTCACTTGTATCCCAACCATATTCTCCCGCCTCAAGTTCAATTGCAAGGTCAGATACTGATGGAACATTGGACGGTATCTGCTTTCTTTGACCCTCTTCTCTTAAAATCTCCTGGATTCGATCAATGGACACTTTAGTTTGAGCAGCCATGGAAATGAGCTCAGGTAGGTTGTAAATTGGCTCTTGCAAAATTCTGAAAGTAGCTAAAGCAGAAAGCACTGTGCCTGTTGTTAATGGTGTTTTTAACAAGATGCAGACCCCAAAGGTGATAACAGAAACTAGAGTCGGTGAGGCCCAAAACAGAAAGGCTATGGCTGAGCTTGTATACAAGTATTTACTTAGCCAATTTCTCTCTGTTTCTCTAAGTTGAAGAAGCCTGTTCAAAAATGTTGATTCCCATGAATACAATTTGAGAACTCTCATGCTTTTAAGAGTTTCTGAAGTTGCTTTAATTCTAGAATCCTTAGATTCCATTATCTTAGAGTGAAGCTTTTCTTGCTTATTAGCCAAGGGAGTATTGCTCACCATTACTAAAATTGTGGAAGAAAGAGCAGCCAATGAAGGGGCAGCACCAAGATTTATGTAAAGAATTATAAGGGCTAAAAAGACCTGAAGTGGCAGCAGCCAAACTCCATGGATGTTCCAGCAGAAATCTCCAATTCTCTCCACATCTACATTGatcatatttactattttaCCACTGCTCGGACCAGCATATTTGACAGATAGAGATTTCTTATAGATCATTACAATTAGCGCTGCTCTTACTCGTATGCCAATCCTCTGAGCTCCGAAATACCACTGTCTTTGAGTTAATGATTCTATAGTCttcgagaagaagaagatggatgCGAGAATTAATCCATAGAGATGGCTCGAATCATCATGTTTCTCAGATAAGAAACTAACAAATCTTGTTATCAGAAGAGGACCCATATAGGAGGCAAGCGTATTAATGCCTGCAAAAGATGAAAAGTAGAAGTTCAAAAAGATGGGATAAAATCTGCTTTATAAACAGAATCCAAAGAGTAAGAAACAACAAGTTACCTGCAAATATCCCATTTATGATCAAAGATTTCCTCACAGAATAGAAAATGGCCATTGGCAAGTTAGAGGTCTCAGTCTTCCCTTTCCCAAGAGATTCTTCAAGCAACGAGGAAGCATGCTTTGCTGTTTCTGATTGTGGAACTTCTGGTATATGAGATAGTTCCAGTTTTTGCCTTCTTCCCCTACTAAACAGTGGATTCAGCCATTGGAATGTGATTTGGCTCCAAATTCCAGCATTACCCAAGCTAGTTGAATTGATTTCACGATCTTTTACAAGCAAAGATTCTTCAACATCACTTTGCATCTTATTACTACTACCACTATACGTTAAACCATGGAAGCAAAGTAGTATTGACAACGGGAAGGAAACAAAATCAACAATGTAGATTTCATTGCTGAATTCAGGCAATGGAACAGAAAACTCAACGGAGGTGAAACAGGTAAGCAAGTAAATGGAGACAGAAAGTGAGTAGAAAATGCAGGAAAACACCCACCAAAGAATCAGAACCAAAGGCCACTTATTACCTTCTCTTAACACTGTTCTTTTACAATAGATTGAAACAGCAGTAGCTAAACTCCATGTTAGAGCAAAGAAGATGAAACCATAATCAACAATCCGATGATTCCAAAACTCATATAGCCCAAAACCAAAATTGAGAGACGAAATCAAGAAATTACAGAGCACAGTAATGGTGACTCTGGTAGAACGGGAAGATGAAGATTGTTCCATGCttgaattaaaatttaaaatcaccTCTCCTCTTTATCAACATTACCATAAAAAACCAAGCGATTAACACTACAAAGAACTCAACATTGGCTATTTCTCTGGATCTAGAAATCAAACAAAAAATCCTCAGCTTATCATATTTCTAATCCAATCAAAACCAATATCAATTCGGGAAAACCTgccaaaaataccaaaaaaaaCACAGACAGAAAACAATCATCAAAAAAGAAACAATGAACAGTCGCTGTTAATGGAGTTATgctgatatatatatacagaCAAAGAAGAAAAGGGAAAAACAGTGCAGGAAAGCAGGAAAACACGTGAAAACTTTAGAGAGAGTTGGTGAAAGACCTACGGAGCTGAAGAGAGAAGAACGTAGGATTCGTATAAATAAGTGTACCAAACAGCAATCGCCATCACTGTATCTTGTGAAATCTCTTTTGAATTTCGAGTATTATATTGATTAAATGATCGAAAATGGTGTCTTTT comes from the Euphorbia lathyris chromosome 5, ddEupLath1.1, whole genome shotgun sequence genome and includes:
- the LOC136228775 gene encoding uncharacterized protein isoform X2, with the protein product MGGSRWIRPEVFPLFASVGVAVGICAMQLVRNICTNPEVRTAGILDNHAEGERYSQHFVRKFVRNKSPEIMPSVNSFFSKPDLPTSS
- the LOC136228775 gene encoding uncharacterized protein isoform X1, with the protein product MGGSRWIRPEVFPLFASVGVAVGICAMQLVRNICTNPEVSTHKFRLEHRTAGILDNHAEGERYSQHFVRKFVRNKSPEIMPSVNSFFSKPDLPTSS
- the LOC136228774 gene encoding putative ABC transporter C family member 15, encoding MEQSSSSRSTRVTITVLCNFLISSLNFGFGLYEFWNHRIVDYGFIFFALTWSLATAVSIYCKRTVLREGNKWPLVLILWWVFSCIFYSLSVSIYLLTCFTSVEFSVPLPEFSNEIYIVDFVSFPLSILLCFHGLTYSGSSNKMQSDVEESLLVKDREINSTSLGNAGIWSQITFQWLNPLFSRGRRQKLELSHIPEVPQSETAKHASSLLEESLGKGKTETSNLPMAIFYSVRKSLIINGIFAGINTLASYMGPLLITRFVSFLSEKHDDSSHLYGLILASIFFFSKTIESLTQRQWYFGAQRIGIRVRAALIVMIYKKSLSVKYAGPSSGKIVNMINVDVERIGDFCWNIHGVWLLPLQVFLALIILYINLGAAPSLAALSSTILVMVSNTPLANKQEKLHSKIMESKDSRIKATSETLKSMRVLKLYSWESTFLNRLLQLRETERNWLSKYLYTSSAIAFLFWASPTLVSVITFGVCILLKTPLTTGTVLSALATFRILQEPIYNLPELISMAAQTKVSIDRIQEILREEGQRKQIPSNVPSVSDLAIELEAGEYGWDTSDYNFKKPAIKIVDNIKIMKGYKVAVCGSVGSGKSSLLCSILAEIPRITGAAIKVFGTKAYVPQSAWIQTGTVKENVLFGKDMNQAFYEEVLEACALNQDIGAWINGDLTLVGERGLNLSGGQKQRIQLARAVYSKSDVYILDDPFSAVDAHTGAHLFNKCLMQLLSQKTVIYATHQLAFLESADLVLVMKDGKIGQSGKYEELIADPTGELVKQMAAHKKSLNQVNHPEEKDKVLTSVASQQTQTEVTEELPVSNNNFLEKNPEEETETGRVKWSVYLTFVASAYKGALVPVVLLCQVLFQGLQMGSNYWIAWASEDRHGVSREKMIWIFALLSGGSSVFILGRAVLMATIAVETAQRLFLGMIRSVFRAPISFFDSTPSSRILSRSSTDQSTVDTDIPYRLAGLAFALIQLLSIIMLMSHVAWQVFLLFLIVIGISIWYQAYYITTARELARMVGTRKAPILHHFSESIVGAPTIHCFNQEDRFLIRNLKLIDDYSRVDFHNTGTMEWLCVRINFLFNFVFFLVLTILVSLPRSAIDPSLAGLAATYGLNLNVLQAWVIWNLCNVENKMISVERVLQFTNIPSETPLVIENSRPNLEWPSEGRIELMNLCVQYCSSLPMVLKSITCTFPGGKKIGVVGRTGSGKSTLIQALFRVIEPSSGQIFIDGLDISTIGLHDLRSRLGIIPQDPTLFQGTVRTNLDPLQQHSDQEIWEVLKKCRLSDTVKQDRRLLEAPVAEDGENWSVGQRQLVCLARVLLKKRRILVLDEATASIDTATDNIIQATIREETSQCTVITVAHRIPTVIDNDMVLVLDEGKVIEFDSPVQLLKDNSSAFSKLVAEFLRRSSKRERDYLKVGEIRLHYQKLIAVKQKAKLTRRI